Proteins encoded in a region of the Streptomyces sp. NBC_01471 genome:
- a CDS encoding alpha/beta hydrolase, translated as MTASAEMGSVVRIDGPWTHRDVAANGARFHITEAGDGPLVLLLHGFPQFWWTWRHQLTALADAGFRAVAMDLRGVGGSDRTPRGYDPANLALDVTGVIRSLGEPDAALVGHDLGGYLAWTAAVMRPKLVRRLAVSSMPHPRRWRSAMLSDLSQSRAGSYVWGFQRPWIPERQLVADDAALVGELVREWSGPVGPEDDAVEMYRRAMSIPSTAHCSIEPYRWMVRSLARPDGIQFNRRMKRPVRVPTLHLHGSLDPVMRTRSAAGSGQYVEAPYRWRLFDGLGHFPQEEDPEGFSAELINWLKDPEPDR; from the coding sequence ATGACCGCTTCTGCCGAAATGGGCTCCGTCGTACGAATCGACGGGCCCTGGACCCACCGCGACGTCGCCGCCAACGGCGCGCGCTTCCACATCACGGAGGCCGGTGACGGGCCGCTGGTGCTGCTGTTGCATGGTTTTCCGCAGTTCTGGTGGACCTGGCGCCATCAGCTGACCGCGCTCGCCGATGCCGGGTTCCGGGCCGTCGCGATGGATCTGCGGGGCGTGGGCGGCAGCGATCGCACGCCCAGGGGGTACGACCCCGCCAACCTGGCCCTCGACGTCACCGGCGTGATCCGCTCCCTCGGGGAGCCGGACGCCGCGCTCGTCGGGCACGACCTGGGCGGATATCTGGCGTGGACGGCGGCCGTGATGCGGCCCAAGCTGGTGCGCAGGCTTGCCGTGTCCTCGATGCCGCACCCGCGCCGCTGGCGATCGGCGATGCTCTCCGACCTCTCGCAGTCCCGGGCCGGTTCGTACGTCTGGGGCTTCCAGCGGCCCTGGATCCCCGAGCGGCAGCTCGTCGCCGACGACGCGGCGCTGGTCGGTGAGCTGGTACGCGAGTGGTCCGGGCCCGTCGGGCCGGAGGACGACGCCGTGGAGATGTACCGGCGTGCCATGTCGATCCCGTCCACGGCGCACTGCTCCATCGAGCCGTACCGCTGGATGGTGCGGTCGCTGGCGCGGCCGGACGGTATTCAGTTCAACCGCCGGATGAAGCGGCCGGTGCGGGTGCCGACGCTGCATCTGCACGGATCGCTCGACCCGGTGATGCGCACCCGCAGCGCGGCCGGGTCGGGGCAGTACGTCGAAGCGCCGTACCGCTGGCGGCTGTTCGACGGTCTGGGGCACTTCCCTCAGGAGGAGGACCCCGAGGGTTTCTCGGCGGAACTCATCAACTGGCTGAAGGACCCCGAGCCCGACCGCTGA
- the nth gene encoding endonuclease III, whose translation MAEAAGPAEEAGKQVARTAAKRAAPARKAAPAEKAAAAKKTAAAKSVVPAKKAVPAKKAASVKKAAPAKKAVPAKKAASAKKAAPAKKAVTGKKAAPAKKAGPSPDAVKIPRSESHAALVRRARRINDELAEVYPYAHPELDFENPFELLVATVLSAQTTDLRVNQTTPGLFAKFPTPEDMAAADPEELEQILRPTGFFRAKARSVLGLSTAIRDNFGGEVPGRLEDLVSLPGVGRKTANVVLGNAFGVPGITVDTHFGRLVRRWKWTEQEDPEKVEAEICALFPESDWTMLSHRVVFHGRRICHARKPACGACPIAPLCPSYGEGETDPEKARKLLKYEKGGQPGQRLKPPADYPGQPAPPMAAG comes from the coding sequence ATGGCAGAGGCGGCTGGACCGGCGGAGGAAGCCGGGAAGCAGGTTGCGAGAACGGCCGCGAAGAGGGCCGCGCCCGCACGGAAGGCCGCGCCTGCTGAGAAAGCTGCTGCGGCTAAGAAGACTGCGGCGGCAAAGAGCGTTGTGCCCGCGAAGAAGGCTGTGCCCGCGAAGAAGGCCGCGTCCGTGAAGAAAGCCGCGCCTGCCAAGAAGGCTGTGCCTGCGAAGAAAGCCGCGTCCGCGAAGAAGGCCGCGCCTGCCAAGAAGGCCGTGACGGGGAAGAAAGCCGCGCCTGCCAAGAAGGCCGGGCCTTCGCCGGACGCCGTCAAGATTCCCCGGTCCGAGTCCCACGCCGCCCTGGTCCGCCGGGCGCGCCGGATCAACGACGAGCTGGCCGAGGTCTATCCGTACGCCCATCCCGAGCTCGACTTCGAGAACCCCTTCGAGCTGCTGGTCGCGACGGTCCTCTCCGCCCAGACCACCGACCTCCGGGTCAACCAGACGACGCCCGGACTCTTCGCGAAGTTCCCGACACCGGAGGACATGGCTGCGGCGGACCCCGAGGAACTGGAGCAGATCCTGCGGCCGACCGGGTTCTTCCGGGCGAAGGCGAGGTCGGTCCTGGGGCTGTCCACCGCCATCAGGGACAACTTCGGCGGTGAGGTGCCGGGTCGGCTCGAAGACCTGGTGTCGCTGCCCGGAGTCGGTCGGAAAACAGCAAATGTTGTTCTCGGCAATGCTTTCGGAGTCCCGGGAATCACTGTGGACACCCATTTCGGACGGCTGGTGCGCCGCTGGAAGTGGACCGAGCAGGAGGACCCGGAGAAGGTCGAGGCGGAGATCTGCGCGCTCTTCCCCGAGAGCGACTGGACGATGCTCTCGCACCGGGTCGTCTTCCACGGCCGCCGGATCTGCCACGCCCGTAAACCGGCCTGCGGCGCCTGCCCGATCGCGCCGCTCTGTCCTTCGTACGGCGAGGGCGAGACGGACCCGGAGAAGGCGCGGAAGCTGCTGAAGTACGAGAAGGGCGGGCAGCCCGGACAGCGGCTGAAGCCTCCGGCGGACTATCCCGGGCAGCCTGCTCCACCGATGGCGGCCGGGTGA
- a CDS encoding phage holin family protein, translating into MSHPSSPAGTADRSLGQLVASATAEMSALVHDEIALAKAELRQDVKRGAVGSAAFSAAGIVLLFSLPMLSFALAYGIRTWSHWNLAICFVLSFAANVLVAGILALIGTVFLKKAKKGKGPQKVVASAKETAAVIQGVKPHPRPALDKAAVLVPADAALTVNGEPSAVARSSA; encoded by the coding sequence ATGAGCCACCCCAGCAGCCCAGCCGGCACCGCCGACCGCAGTCTCGGTCAGCTGGTCGCCTCGGCGACCGCCGAGATGTCCGCACTGGTGCACGACGAGATCGCCCTGGCCAAGGCCGAGCTCCGCCAGGACGTCAAGCGGGGCGCCGTCGGCAGCGCCGCGTTCTCTGCGGCCGGGATCGTGCTCCTCTTCTCCCTGCCCATGCTGAGCTTCGCCCTCGCCTACGGCATCCGGACCTGGAGCCACTGGAACCTGGCGATCTGCTTCGTCCTGTCCTTCGCGGCGAACGTGCTGGTGGCCGGCATCCTCGCCCTGATCGGGACCGTGTTCCTCAAGAAGGCCAAGAAGGGCAAGGGCCCGCAGAAGGTCGTCGCGTCCGCCAAGGAGACGGCGGCCGTCATCCAGGGCGTCAAGCCGCACCCCCGTCCGGCGCTCGACAAAGCGGCCGTACTGGTCCCCGCGGATGCCGCCCTCACGGTCAACGGCGAGCCGTCAGCTGTGGCACGCTCGTCGGCATGA
- a CDS encoding CoA pyrophosphatase, with product MTRAGERHTDRTQESPVAVTQSGLPEWLAPVARAADTVRPEQLSRFLPPESGGGRQSAVLVLFGEGPAGPELLLMERASSLRSHAGQPSFPGGSLDPGDGDPQTTGPLRAALREAQEETGLDPAGVQLFGVLPRLYIPVSGFVVTPVLGWWRERTPVRAVDSGETARVFTVPVADLTDPANRVTTVHPRGHRGPAFLVESALVWGFTAGVIDRILHFAGWEQAWDRSRQVPLDWRA from the coding sequence ATGACGCGCGCTGGAGAGAGACACACGGACCGGACTCAGGAGAGCCCGGTCGCCGTGACGCAGTCCGGGCTGCCCGAATGGCTGGCACCCGTGGCGCGCGCGGCCGACACGGTGCGTCCCGAGCAGCTCAGCCGGTTCCTGCCACCCGAGAGCGGCGGCGGGCGGCAGTCCGCCGTGCTGGTCCTCTTCGGCGAGGGCCCGGCCGGGCCCGAGCTGCTGCTGATGGAGCGGGCCTCCAGCCTGCGCTCCCACGCGGGACAGCCCTCCTTCCCCGGCGGTTCCCTCGACCCCGGCGACGGTGACCCGCAGACCACCGGCCCGCTGCGGGCGGCGCTGCGCGAGGCTCAGGAGGAGACCGGTCTCGATCCCGCGGGCGTGCAGCTCTTCGGCGTGCTGCCCCGGCTCTACATCCCGGTGAGCGGCTTCGTCGTGACGCCGGTGCTCGGCTGGTGGCGCGAGCGCACTCCGGTCCGGGCCGTGGACAGCGGCGAGACGGCCCGGGTCTTCACGGTTCCCGTGGCGGATCTCACGGATCCCGCCAACCGGGTGACGACTGTGCACCCGCGCGGTCACCGGGGCCCCGCATTTCTGGTCGAATCCGCCCTGGTCTGGGGCTTCACTGCTGGCGTGATCGACCGAATTCTGCACTTCGCGGGCTGGGAACAGGCCTGGGACCGCTCCAGACAGGTCCCGCTCGACTGGCGCGCATGA
- a CDS encoding IS1182 family transposase produces the protein MSMQPKGPGEIPVETVRVARAAFPKGSLAIRVRDELGVLFADEEFADLFASRGRPAWSPGGLGLVSVLQFVEGLTDRQAAEAVRARIDYKYALGLRLDDPGFDFSVLSEFRDRLAGADGGRRVLDGVLAAAREKGLLKSAGRARTDSTHVLSSARELCWLEQVAETLRAALNALAQAAPGWLSEVAEPDWFRHYAARAEDTRFPKARTKRDEVGSRIGRDGTLLLEAVFAADAPAAVRALDEVEILRQVWVQHFHRVEGEVRRRGPKDRPPGALRLVNPYDPEARVGVKRDTMWDGYKVHLTETCEPGVPNLITNVATTVATVPDSIMAADIHAALADRGCLPAEHWVDAGYPNAAQIVTARHTHGVDLQGPLADNTTTQSDGPYSLDAFTIDWEGEQVTCPGDVTTTQWYPRTDSGGRAVIRVRFRHSECRPCPHRTDCLGSPTGQRREIMLRPREEHQAIHDRRAEQHTDAWKQRYQVRAGVEGTISQAVGRCDLRRTRYRGLTKTSLQHQLTGAAINLIRIDAHHTDAPRARTRVSHFAKLRPADQPADGAKHQGRN, from the coding sequence ATGTCGATGCAGCCGAAGGGGCCGGGGGAGATTCCGGTAGAGACAGTGCGGGTGGCCCGGGCCGCGTTCCCGAAGGGGAGTCTGGCGATCCGGGTGCGGGACGAGCTGGGGGTGCTGTTCGCGGATGAGGAGTTCGCGGACCTGTTTGCCTCGCGGGGCCGGCCTGCTTGGTCGCCGGGCGGGCTGGGGCTGGTGTCGGTGTTGCAGTTCGTGGAAGGACTGACCGACCGGCAGGCCGCGGAGGCGGTGCGAGCACGGATCGATTACAAGTACGCACTCGGGCTGCGGCTGGACGATCCGGGCTTCGATTTCTCGGTGTTGTCGGAGTTCCGGGACCGGCTGGCTGGAGCGGATGGCGGGCGCCGTGTCTTGGATGGTGTGCTGGCTGCCGCCCGGGAGAAGGGGCTGCTGAAGAGCGCGGGCCGGGCCCGTACCGACTCCACGCATGTGCTGTCGTCGGCGCGTGAACTGTGCTGGCTGGAGCAGGTGGCCGAGACGCTGCGGGCGGCGTTGAACGCGCTGGCTCAGGCCGCTCCGGGCTGGTTGTCCGAGGTTGCGGAGCCGGACTGGTTCAGGCACTACGCGGCCAGGGCCGAGGACACCAGGTTCCCCAAGGCCCGCACCAAGCGGGACGAGGTGGGGTCGCGAATCGGGCGGGACGGCACCCTCCTGCTGGAAGCGGTCTTCGCTGCTGACGCGCCCGCGGCCGTGCGCGCACTGGACGAGGTGGAGATCCTGCGCCAGGTCTGGGTCCAGCACTTCCACCGGGTGGAGGGCGAGGTGAGGCGACGGGGCCCAAAAGACCGCCCGCCGGGCGCGTTGCGCCTGGTCAACCCTTATGACCCGGAGGCCCGTGTCGGGGTCAAGCGGGACACGATGTGGGACGGCTACAAGGTCCACCTCACCGAGACCTGCGAGCCCGGTGTCCCGAATCTGATCACCAACGTGGCCACCACAGTGGCCACCGTGCCCGACAGCATCATGGCGGCGGACATCCACGCGGCCCTGGCGGACCGGGGCTGCCTGCCAGCCGAGCACTGGGTGGACGCCGGCTACCCCAATGCCGCCCAGATCGTCACCGCCCGCCACACCCACGGCGTCGACCTGCAAGGACCCCTCGCCGACAACACCACCACCCAGTCCGACGGCCCCTACAGCCTTGACGCGTTCACCATCGACTGGGAGGGAGAACAGGTGACCTGCCCCGGCGACGTCACCACCACCCAGTGGTATCCCCGCACCGACTCAGGCGGCCGAGCGGTGATCCGCGTCCGGTTCCGCCACAGCGAATGCCGCCCCTGCCCGCACCGCACCGACTGCCTGGGCTCACCCACCGGACAACGCCGCGAGATCATGCTGCGTCCCCGCGAGGAACACCAGGCGATCCACGACCGCCGCGCCGAACAGCACACCGACGCCTGGAAGCAGCGCTACCAGGTCCGCGCCGGCGTCGAAGGCACCATCTCCCAAGCAGTCGGGCGCTGCGACCTGCGCAGAACCCGCTACCGCGGGCTGACGAAAACCAGCCTCCAGCACCAACTCACCGGCGCCGCGATCAACCTCATCCGCATCGACGCCCACCACACCGACGCCCCACGAGCCCGCACCCGCGTCAGCCACTTCGCAAAACTTCGCCCCGCCGACCAACCAGCCGACGGGGCGAAGCACCAGGGACGGAATTGA
- the nhaA gene encoding Na+/H+ antiporter NhaA — protein sequence MAAPAPKPKPESTSQQSPKSQQSRPRAFLGRLPLPERTYLADALRTETVGGLLLLVAAIAALVWANTPLSSSYDSVSHFHLGPGAVGLHLSVQHWAADGLIAVFFFVAGIELKREMVAGELRDPKAAALPVIAAVCGMAVPALVYTLVNVVGGGSLGGWAVPTATDIAFALAVLAVIGTSLPSALRAFLLTLAVVDDLFAILIIAVFFTSDINFAALGGAVAGLALFWLLLRFDVHGWYIYVPLGLVVWGLMYNSGVHATIAGVAMGLMLRCTRREGERHSPGEHIEHVVRPFSAGLAVPLFALFSAGVSVSGRALTDVFSRPETLGVVLGLVVGKAIGIFGGTWLTARFTKAELNKDLAWADVFAVASLAGIGFTVSLLIGELAFDGDPTTTAEIKASVLLGSVIAAALSSVLLRMRDRRYRSLCDEEERDEDHDGIPDVYEEDEPAHHLRMAAILEGKAAEHRRLAERAGAASEDEDGPA from the coding sequence GTGGCCGCGCCCGCCCCGAAGCCCAAGCCCGAGTCCACGTCGCAGCAGTCGCCCAAGTCACAGCAGTCGCGGCCCAGGGCGTTCCTCGGGCGGCTTCCCCTCCCCGAACGGACCTATCTCGCTGACGCACTGCGCACCGAGACCGTCGGGGGTCTGCTTCTCCTCGTCGCCGCCATTGCCGCCCTCGTCTGGGCGAACACTCCGCTGAGCAGCAGTTACGACTCCGTCAGCCACTTCCATCTGGGCCCGGGAGCCGTCGGCCTGCACCTCTCGGTCCAGCACTGGGCGGCCGACGGACTGATCGCGGTCTTCTTCTTCGTCGCCGGGATCGAGCTGAAGCGCGAGATGGTCGCGGGTGAGCTGCGTGATCCGAAGGCCGCCGCGCTGCCGGTCATCGCGGCGGTCTGCGGGATGGCGGTACCGGCCCTGGTGTACACGCTGGTCAACGTCGTCGGCGGCGGTTCGCTGGGCGGCTGGGCGGTACCGACCGCCACCGACATCGCCTTCGCGCTGGCGGTCCTCGCGGTCATCGGGACCTCGCTCCCCTCCGCACTGCGCGCCTTCCTGCTCACGCTGGCGGTCGTCGACGACCTCTTCGCCATCCTGATCATCGCGGTGTTCTTCACCAGCGACATCAACTTCGCCGCGCTCGGCGGCGCGGTGGCGGGCCTGGCCCTCTTCTGGCTGCTGCTGCGCTTCGACGTACACGGCTGGTACATCTACGTCCCGCTCGGGCTGGTCGTCTGGGGGCTGATGTACAACAGCGGCGTGCACGCCACCATCGCCGGTGTCGCCATGGGCCTGATGCTCCGCTGCACCCGCCGCGAGGGTGAGCGGCACTCCCCCGGAGAGCACATCGAGCATGTGGTCCGGCCGTTCTCCGCGGGCCTCGCCGTACCGCTGTTCGCGCTGTTCTCCGCCGGCGTCTCGGTGTCCGGCCGGGCCCTCACCGACGTGTTCAGCAGGCCGGAGACGCTGGGCGTCGTCCTGGGGCTGGTCGTCGGCAAAGCGATCGGCATCTTCGGTGGTACGTGGCTGACCGCCCGCTTCACCAAGGCCGAGCTCAACAAGGACCTGGCCTGGGCCGACGTGTTCGCGGTGGCCTCCCTCGCCGGGATCGGCTTCACCGTCTCGCTCCTCATCGGCGAACTGGCCTTCGACGGAGACCCCACGACGACCGCCGAGATCAAGGCATCGGTGCTGCTGGGCTCGGTGATCGCCGCCGCGCTCTCGTCCGTCCTGCTCAGAATGCGCGACCGCCGGTACCGGTCCCTGTGTGACGAGGAGGAGCGCGACGAGGACCACGACGGCATCCCGGACGTCTACGAGGAGGATGAACCCGCGCACCATCTGCGCATGGCTGCGATCCTCGAGGGGAAGGCGGCCGAGCACCGCCGTCTCGCCGAACGGGCGGGGGCAGCAAGCGAGGACGAGGACGGTCCGGCATGA
- a CDS encoding Crp/Fnr family transcriptional regulator yields the protein MDDVLRRAPLFAALDDEQAAELRASMSEVTLARGDALFHEGDPGDRLYVVTEGKVKLHRTSPDGRENMLAVLGPGELIGELSLFDPGPRTATASALTEVKLLGLGHGDLQPWLNVRPEVATALLRAVARRLRKTNDQMSDLVFSDVPGRVARALLDLSRRFGVQSEEGIHVVHDLTQEELAQLVGASRETVNKALADFAGRGWLRLEARAVILLDVERLAKRSR from the coding sequence GTGGACGACGTTCTGCGGCGCGCCCCGCTCTTCGCGGCGCTCGATGACGAGCAGGCTGCTGAGCTGCGCGCCTCGATGAGTGAGGTGACGCTCGCCCGCGGCGACGCCCTCTTCCACGAGGGCGACCCCGGCGACCGCCTCTATGTGGTCACCGAGGGCAAGGTAAAGCTGCACCGCACTTCCCCCGACGGCCGCGAGAACATGCTGGCGGTCCTCGGCCCCGGCGAGCTGATCGGCGAGCTGTCCCTCTTCGACCCGGGCCCGCGTACCGCCACGGCGTCGGCGCTGACCGAGGTCAAGCTGCTCGGCCTGGGCCACGGTGACCTCCAGCCCTGGCTGAATGTGCGCCCCGAGGTGGCCACGGCGCTGCTGCGCGCGGTCGCCCGCCGCCTGCGCAAGACCAACGACCAGATGTCCGACCTGGTCTTCTCGGACGTCCCCGGCCGGGTCGCCCGCGCGCTCCTCGACCTCTCACGCCGCTTCGGTGTGCAGTCGGAAGAGGGCATCCACGTGGTCCACGACCTCACCCAGGAGGAACTGGCCCAGCTGGTCGGCGCCTCCCGAGAGACGGTCAACAAGGCCCTCGCCGACTTCGCCGGCCGTGGCTGGCTCCGGCTGGAGGCCCGTGCGGTGATCCTGCTGGACGTGGAGCGCCTCGCGAAGCGGTCCCGCTAG
- a CDS encoding MarP family serine protease → MNVLDILLLLAAVWFAVIGYRQGFVVGILSVIGFLGGGIVAVYVLPIIWDELTEKSEVSTTATVVAVIIVIVCASVGQALTTHLGNKLRRFITWSPARALDATGGALVNVVAMLLVAWLIGSALAGTTLPTLGKEVRTSKVLIGVSRVVPSQASTWFTDFTSVLAQNGFPQVFSPFANEPITEVKPPDPALADSPVVTSAKKSIVKVVGTATGCSKVLEGSGFVFGNHRVMTNAHVVGGVSEPTVQIGGEGKLYDAKVVLYDWSRDIAVLDVPDLHAPALKFTDTHHDAHSNDSAIVAGFPENGAYDVRSARVRARINASGPDIYHRGTVTRDVYSLYTTVRQGNSGGPLLTPEGKVYGVVFAKSLDDSNTGYALSADEIRQDIAKGRTANQQVDTQGCAL, encoded by the coding sequence GTGAACGTGCTGGACATCCTGCTGCTGCTGGCCGCTGTGTGGTTCGCGGTCATCGGTTACCGCCAGGGTTTCGTCGTCGGCATCCTGTCGGTGATCGGCTTTCTCGGGGGCGGCATCGTCGCCGTCTACGTACTGCCCATCATCTGGGACGAGCTGACGGAGAAGTCCGAAGTCTCCACCACAGCCACGGTCGTCGCGGTCATCATCGTGATCGTGTGCGCCTCGGTCGGCCAGGCCCTCACCACCCACCTGGGCAACAAACTGCGCCGCTTCATCACCTGGTCACCCGCGCGCGCACTCGACGCCACCGGTGGCGCGCTGGTGAACGTGGTGGCCATGCTGCTGGTCGCGTGGCTGATCGGATCGGCCCTGGCCGGTACGACTCTGCCGACCCTCGGCAAGGAGGTCCGCACCTCCAAGGTGCTCATCGGGGTCTCCCGGGTGGTGCCGTCCCAGGCCAGCACCTGGTTCACGGACTTCACCTCCGTCCTCGCGCAGAACGGCTTCCCCCAGGTCTTCAGCCCGTTCGCCAACGAACCGATCACCGAGGTCAAGCCGCCCGACCCGGCGCTGGCCGACAGCCCGGTCGTGACGAGCGCCAAGAAGTCCATCGTCAAGGTCGTCGGCACGGCGACCGGGTGCAGCAAGGTCCTGGAGGGCTCCGGCTTCGTCTTCGGCAACCACAGGGTGATGACCAACGCCCACGTCGTCGGCGGTGTCAGCGAACCGACCGTGCAGATCGGCGGCGAGGGCAAGCTGTACGACGCGAAGGTCGTGCTCTACGACTGGTCGCGCGACATCGCCGTCCTGGACGTGCCGGACCTGCACGCGCCCGCGCTGAAGTTCACCGACACCCACCACGACGCGCACAGCAATGACAGCGCGATCGTCGCCGGCTTCCCCGAGAACGGCGCGTACGACGTCCGCTCCGCCCGGGTCCGCGCCCGGATCAACGCCAGTGGCCCGGACATCTACCACCGCGGGACGGTCACCCGGGACGTCTACTCCCTCTACACGACCGTCCGGCAGGGCAACTCCGGCGGCCCCCTGCTGACCCCCGAGGGCAAGGTGTACGGAGTGGTCTTCGCCAAGTCGCTCGACGACAGCAACACTGGATACGCGCTCTCGGCCGACGAGATCCGCCAGGACATCGCCAAGGGCCGCACCGCGAACCAGCAGGTGGACACTCAGGGTTGCGCGCTGTGA
- a CDS encoding 6-phospho-beta-glucosidase, protein MRLTILGGGGFRVPLVYGALLRDHAAGRVTHLTLHDLDPARLAAVARVLADQAAGVADAPEVRTTTDLDDALRGADFVFSAIRVGGLAGRAADERVALAEGVLGQETVGAGGIAYGLRTVPVAVDIARRVARLAPDAWVINFTNPAGLVTEAMAAHLGRRVVGICDSPVGLGRRVARVLGADPGSARLDYVGLNHLGWLRGLYVGEQDVLPRLFDDERLLTSFEEGRLFGAEWLRSIRSVPNEYLHYYYFNRETVAAYQQAGQTRGAFLHDQQARFYDEMTHPSTPALAAWDRTRAEREATYMAENREAAGAGEREADDLESGGYENVALALMRAIARDESATLILNVPNGNAPDGHAPGGNAPGGNAAHDDDAVAAGRTLAVLDEAAVIEVPCRVDANGPRPLPVSQLTGHEAALVAAVKAVERSVLEAAESGSARAAVRAFALHPLVDSVNVAGRLLDGYRNVHPGLGYLTKS, encoded by the coding sequence GTGAGGCTCACGATTCTCGGCGGCGGTGGATTCCGGGTGCCGCTGGTGTACGGGGCGCTGCTGCGCGACCACGCCGCGGGCCGGGTCACCCACCTCACGCTCCACGACCTCGACCCCGCCAGGCTGGCGGCCGTGGCGCGCGTCCTCGCCGACCAGGCGGCGGGCGTGGCGGACGCGCCCGAGGTCCGTACCACCACCGACCTCGACGACGCCCTGCGCGGCGCCGACTTCGTCTTCTCCGCGATCCGGGTGGGCGGGCTCGCGGGCCGTGCGGCCGATGAGCGGGTGGCGCTGGCCGAGGGCGTTCTCGGCCAGGAGACCGTCGGCGCGGGCGGTATCGCGTACGGGCTCCGGACGGTCCCGGTCGCCGTCGACATCGCCCGCCGGGTGGCCCGGCTCGCCCCGGACGCCTGGGTCATCAACTTCACCAACCCGGCGGGTCTTGTCACCGAGGCGATGGCCGCCCACCTCGGACGCCGCGTCGTCGGGATCTGCGACTCGCCGGTCGGTCTCGGCCGCCGGGTCGCCCGGGTCCTGGGCGCGGACCCCGGATCGGCGCGGCTCGACTACGTGGGGCTGAACCATCTGGGCTGGCTGCGCGGGCTGTACGTCGGCGAGCAGGACGTGCTGCCGCGGCTGTTCGACGACGAGCGCCTGCTGACTTCCTTCGAGGAGGGCAGGCTCTTCGGGGCGGAGTGGCTGCGCTCGATCCGCTCGGTCCCCAACGAGTACTTGCACTACTACTACTTCAACCGCGAGACCGTCGCCGCCTACCAACAGGCGGGGCAGACCCGCGGCGCCTTCCTGCACGACCAGCAGGCCCGGTTCTACGACGAGATGACGCACCCGTCGACGCCCGCGCTCGCGGCCTGGGACCGTACCCGTGCGGAGCGCGAGGCGACGTACATGGCGGAGAACCGCGAGGCGGCGGGGGCGGGCGAACGGGAAGCTGACGACCTGGAATCGGGCGGGTACGAGAACGTCGCGCTGGCCCTGATGCGGGCCATCGCGCGGGACGAGAGCGCCACCCTCATCCTCAACGTCCCCAACGGCAACGCACCCGATGGCCACGCACCGGGCGGCAACGCACCCGGTGGCAACGCCGCCCATGACGACGATGCCGTCGCCGCCGGCCGTACGCTCGCGGTGCTCGACGAGGCCGCCGTCATCGAGGTCCCGTGCCGGGTCGACGCGAACGGACCTCGCCCGCTGCCGGTTTCACAGCTGACGGGGCATGAGGCAGCCCTGGTGGCAGCGGTGAAGGCGGTGGAGCGCTCCGTACTGGAGGCGGCGGAGAGCGGATCGGCGCGGGCCGCGGTGCGGGCATTCGCCCTGCATCCGCTGGTCGACTCCGTGAATGTGGCGGGAAGGCTGCTCGACGGCTACCGGAACGTGCATCCGGGCCTCGGCTACCTCACGAAGAGCTGA
- a CDS encoding MBL fold metallo-hydrolase — protein sequence MSDAAALPGQPRGGVLSGPATSRAVNVLAPNASAMTLDGTNTWIVAEPDSDLAVVIDPGPLDDTHLKAVVATAAGAGKRVALTLLTHGHPDHAEGAARFAELTGTSVRALDPALRLGDEGLGAGDVITTGGLELRVVPTPGHTADSLCFHLPADRAVLTGDTVLGRGTTLVAHPDGRLGDYLDSLRRLRSLTVDDGVHTVLPGHGPVLEDAQGAVDFYLAHRANRLAQVETAAENGFTTASEVVAQVYADVDRSLWPAAELSVRAQLEYLREHGLI from the coding sequence GTGAGTGATGCCGCAGCCCTCCCCGGCCAGCCCAGGGGCGGGGTCCTGTCCGGGCCCGCCACCTCACGGGCAGTCAATGTCCTGGCGCCGAACGCGTCCGCGATGACGCTCGACGGCACCAACACCTGGATCGTCGCCGAGCCGGACTCCGACCTGGCGGTCGTCATCGACCCGGGACCGCTCGACGACACGCACCTGAAGGCCGTCGTCGCGACGGCGGCGGGTGCGGGCAAACGCGTCGCGCTGACGCTCCTGACGCACGGCCACCCGGACCACGCGGAGGGCGCGGCCCGGTTCGCCGAGCTGACGGGGACGTCCGTACGGGCGCTGGATCCCGCGCTGCGCCTCGGTGACGAGGGACTCGGAGCCGGGGACGTCATCACCACCGGCGGCCTGGAGCTCCGGGTCGTACCGACGCCGGGGCACACCGCCGACTCGCTCTGCTTCCACCTCCCGGCCGACCGGGCGGTGCTGACGGGCGACACGGTCCTCGGCCGCGGGACGACGCTGGTCGCGCATCCGGACGGACGGCTCGGCGACTATCTGGACTCGCTGCGGCGGCTGCGCTCGCTGACGGTGGACGACGGGGTGCACACGGTGCTTCCGGGACACGGGCCCGTACTGGAGGACGCGCAGGGGGCCGTCGACTTCTACCTCGCGCACCGCGCCAACCGGCTCGCCCAGGTGGAGACGGCCGCCGAGAACGGCTTCACGACGGCTTCGGAGGTCGTCGCGCAGGTGTACGCGGACGTCGACCGGTCGCTCTGGCCCGCGGCCGAGCTGTCGGTACGGGCGCAGCTGGAGTACCTGCGGGAGCACGGGCTGATCTGA